Proteins encoded by one window of Cyanobium sp. NS01:
- a CDS encoding leucyl aminopeptidase has product MEFRCIPASLSSSLGACDTVAIGLFASPQNGPEGSSGPSHEGGFEPLDPALAEALGAELEPWLRQRRFKAKPGECLSLQRLGQQPGSVILVGLGEAASYALTSLQEAAAAAARCALASGSEQLGLALPLAGLDPAEAAAAMAIAVRLSLYEDQRFKGEPKARPLPQRIDLIGLPAEASNGLARVEATCAGVELARQLVAAPPNVATPQHLADTAASIAQNHGLSLKVLERADCEAAGMGAFLAVAQGSDLPPKFIHLTYTPQGGAQRRVVLVGKGLTFDSGGYNLKTGGSQIEMMKYDMGGSAAVLGAARAIGQLQPAGVEVHVIVASCENMISGGAVHPGDVVTTSKGKTIEINNTDAEGRLTLADALDYACGLEPDAVVDLATLTGACVIALGDEMAGLWSNSDGLAEALLTAGAAGGEALWRMPLRASYKKGLKSGVADLKNTAPRPGGSITAALFLQDFVTKGLPWAHLDIAGTVWSDKGRGLDPAGATGYGVRTLVEWVCRGASSGS; this is encoded by the coding sequence ATGGAGTTCCGCTGCATCCCCGCGTCGCTGAGCAGCTCACTGGGGGCGTGTGACACGGTGGCCATCGGCCTGTTTGCCAGCCCCCAGAACGGCCCGGAAGGCTCCTCCGGCCCCAGCCACGAGGGCGGCTTCGAGCCCCTCGATCCCGCCCTGGCCGAAGCCCTCGGCGCTGAGCTTGAGCCGTGGTTACGCCAGCGGCGCTTCAAGGCCAAACCCGGCGAGTGCCTCAGCCTGCAACGCCTGGGCCAGCAGCCCGGCAGCGTGATCCTGGTGGGGCTCGGCGAAGCGGCGAGCTACGCACTCACCAGCCTGCAGGAGGCGGCGGCCGCCGCGGCCCGCTGCGCCCTGGCCAGCGGCAGTGAGCAGCTGGGCCTGGCCTTGCCGCTGGCCGGCCTGGATCCAGCTGAGGCGGCGGCGGCGATGGCCATCGCGGTGCGCCTCAGCCTCTACGAGGACCAGCGCTTCAAGGGCGAGCCCAAGGCCCGGCCCCTGCCACAGCGGATCGATCTGATCGGTCTGCCGGCCGAAGCCAGCAACGGCCTGGCGCGGGTGGAGGCCACCTGCGCAGGGGTTGAGCTGGCCCGCCAGCTCGTGGCGGCTCCGCCCAACGTGGCCACGCCCCAGCACCTGGCGGACACAGCAGCCTCGATCGCCCAGAACCATGGCCTCAGCCTCAAGGTGCTGGAGCGGGCCGACTGCGAGGCGGCCGGCATGGGGGCCTTCCTGGCGGTGGCCCAGGGCTCCGATCTGCCCCCCAAGTTCATCCACCTCACCTACACCCCCCAGGGAGGCGCCCAGCGCCGGGTGGTGCTTGTGGGCAAGGGGCTCACTTTCGATTCCGGCGGCTACAACCTCAAGACCGGTGGCTCCCAGATCGAGATGATGAAGTACGACATGGGCGGCAGCGCGGCCGTACTGGGGGCGGCACGGGCGATCGGTCAGCTGCAGCCCGCCGGCGTGGAGGTGCATGTGATCGTGGCCAGCTGCGAAAACATGATCAGCGGCGGTGCCGTCCATCCCGGCGACGTCGTGACGACGTCCAAGGGCAAGACGATCGAGATCAACAACACCGATGCGGAAGGGCGCCTCACCCTGGCCGACGCCCTCGACTACGCCTGCGGCCTGGAGCCCGATGCCGTGGTGGATCTGGCCACCCTCACCGGCGCCTGTGTGATCGCCCTGGGCGACGAGATGGCCGGGCTGTGGTCCAACAGCGATGGGTTGGCCGAGGCCCTGCTGACGGCGGGCGCGGCGGGCGGTGAGGCCTTGTGGCGCATGCCCCTGCGCGCTTCCTACAAGAAGGGTCTCAAGAGTGGCGTGGCCGATCTCAAGAACACCGCCCCCCGCCCGGGGGGCTCGATCACCGCTGCCCTGTTCCTGCAGGACTTCGTGACCAAGGGGCTGCCCTGGGCCCACCTGGACATCGCCGGCACCGTCTGGAGCGACAAGGGCCGGGGGCTGGACCCCGCTGGTGCCACCGGTTACGGGGTGCGCACCCTGGTGGAGTGGGTCTGCCGCGGAGCCAGCAGCGGCAGCTGA
- a CDS encoding GIY-YIG nuclease family protein has protein sequence MARQGELFGVAGHGAPGTPGAEHRLERHQLLSWQQRVAAFQKPLFDAEPEPASQPSLFAAPALTPAPAEAPISGAEASATRLQPLSLQPQSLLFWRWPEPPQTGAALYLVVDQEPSLPGPLLLYVGETGEASRRWKGTHDCKSYLEAYGEALSHTGLPSRLSIRFWLDVPQAIRPRRALEQALIRRWQPPFNKETRGRWATPFTAEAGT, from the coding sequence ATGGCTCGCCAGGGGGAACTGTTTGGCGTGGCCGGACACGGGGCCCCTGGCACCCCAGGGGCCGAGCACCGACTGGAGCGACATCAGCTGCTGAGCTGGCAGCAACGGGTTGCCGCCTTTCAGAAACCGCTGTTCGACGCTGAGCCGGAGCCGGCGAGCCAGCCCTCGCTGTTCGCCGCGCCTGCGCTCACGCCGGCCCCGGCAGAGGCCCCAATCAGCGGAGCGGAGGCAAGCGCCACCAGGCTCCAGCCCCTGAGCCTCCAGCCCCAGTCGCTCTTGTTCTGGCGTTGGCCCGAGCCCCCCCAGACCGGCGCGGCGCTCTATCTGGTGGTCGACCAGGAACCCTCCCTGCCCGGCCCGCTGCTGCTCTATGTGGGCGAAACCGGCGAGGCCAGCCGGCGCTGGAAAGGCACCCACGACTGCAAGAGCTATCTGGAGGCCTACGGCGAAGCCCTCAGCCACACGGGTCTGCCCAGCCGCCTCAGCATCCGCTTCTGGCTGGATGTGCCCCAGGCGATCCGGCCCCGGCGAGCCCTGGAGCAGGCCCTGATCCGCCGCTGGCAGCCCCCCTTCAACAAAGAGACCCGCGGCCGCTGGGCCACGCCGTTCACGGCCGAGGCCGGCACCTGA
- a CDS encoding helix-hairpin-helix domain-containing protein yields MASRHWLDPLARQLLVATGQIPASPSPAPAASQQAPPPSTCSGASREDEIERELLALKLRQDPSQPLRDADAVRHAAALGWRLDVNRATAADWWRLPGIGAEQVDLLLRLQAGGIQLSDAEDLHKALGWSAAQVAPWLPVLAFRWYGEPPTSPERSRVDLNRASASTLLALGLSSQQSQRLQRERARRPFQDLAELQERLQLPPALVERWLGRVRFGAGPAGPVLPPGPRR; encoded by the coding sequence ATGGCCAGCAGGCACTGGCTGGACCCCCTGGCGCGGCAGCTGCTGGTGGCCACGGGCCAGATCCCCGCCAGCCCATCGCCCGCGCCTGCTGCTTCCCAGCAGGCGCCGCCCCCGTCCACCTGCTCAGGGGCCTCCCGCGAGGACGAGATCGAGCGGGAGTTGCTGGCCCTGAAGCTGCGCCAGGACCCCTCCCAGCCCCTGCGTGACGCCGACGCTGTGCGCCATGCCGCGGCCCTCGGCTGGCGCCTGGACGTGAACCGGGCCACCGCTGCGGACTGGTGGCGGCTGCCTGGCATCGGTGCAGAGCAGGTGGACCTGCTGCTCAGGCTCCAGGCCGGCGGCATCCAGCTCAGCGATGCAGAAGACCTGCACAAGGCCCTGGGCTGGTCGGCAGCGCAGGTGGCGCCCTGGCTGCCGGTGCTCGCCTTCCGCTGGTACGGCGAGCCCCCCACCAGCCCGGAACGCAGCCGCGTCGACCTGAATCGGGCCAGCGCCTCAACCCTGCTGGCCCTGGGGCTGTCCAGCCAGCAGTCGCAGCGCCTGCAGCGGGAGCGGGCGCGCCGGCCCTTCCAGGACCTGGCTGAGCTGCAGGAGCGACTGCAGCTGCCACCGGCCCTGGTGGAGCGCTGGCTCGGAAGGGTGCGCTTCGGGGCGGGTCCCGCCGGCCCCGTGCTGCCCCCGGGACCCCGGCGCTAG
- a CDS encoding response regulator transcription factor, with protein sequence MDYTPNLDAIRERGRQAAALLKDSRVVLCLGNRVSLSVWVAGSMASRAVVGAATTAAEGLALVERLAPSLLVVSDQLEQGSGIGLLLAVKARWPDLAVLVVVGRQQRRRQLRQAMAAGCEGLVPESRFGQGAGLAALSTIAGGGIYLDRTLRALIQGWAPGEGPLELLSPRELEVLSLVARGTSNAEIARSLFLSVDTVKTHLHNVLRKLPARDRAHAAVLGLCWDLIDWPDP encoded by the coding sequence GTGGACTACACCCCCAATCTCGACGCCATCCGCGAGCGGGGGCGGCAGGCAGCAGCGCTGCTGAAGGACAGCAGGGTGGTGCTCTGCCTCGGCAACCGGGTGAGCCTGAGCGTGTGGGTGGCGGGGTCGATGGCCTCCAGGGCCGTGGTGGGAGCCGCCACGACGGCAGCGGAGGGCCTGGCCCTGGTGGAGCGGCTTGCCCCCTCCCTGCTGGTGGTGAGCGATCAGCTCGAGCAGGGCAGCGGCATCGGCCTGCTGCTGGCCGTGAAGGCTCGCTGGCCAGACCTGGCCGTGCTGGTGGTGGTGGGGCGGCAGCAGCGGAGACGACAGCTGCGCCAGGCCATGGCGGCCGGCTGCGAGGGGCTGGTGCCCGAGTCCCGCTTCGGCCAGGGAGCCGGGCTGGCCGCCCTGTCCACGATCGCCGGTGGCGGCATCTACCTCGATCGCACCCTGCGCGCCCTGATCCAGGGCTGGGCACCCGGCGAGGGGCCGCTTGAGCTGCTCTCCCCGCGGGAACTGGAGGTGCTCTCCCTGGTGGCCCGGGGCACCAGCAACGCCGAGATCGCCCGCAGCCTCTTCCTCAGCGTCGACACCGTGAAGACCCATCTGCACAACGTGCTGCGCAAGCTGCCGGCCCGGGACCGGGCCCATGCCGCCGTGCTCGGACTCTGCTGGGACCTGATCGACTGGCCTGACCCCTGA